Genomic window (Armatimonadota bacterium):
GAAGATCCGGGCAGAAAGCGCATCCTTATCGGTGCCGCAGAACACCATTGCGTGCTGCACGCGAGGCCCCTTCTCGCGCGGCTCGGCTTTCGGACGGAGTTGGTCCCGGTCGACCGCATCGGTCGCGTCCGGCCCGAGGCGCTCGCCCGACTTTTGGGCGACGACGTCCTGCTCGTCAGCGTGATGCACGCTAACAACGAGTTGGGCACCCTCAACGACGTTCCGTCCCTCAGCGCTCTCGCCCGGGCCCACGGGGCGCTCTTCCATTGCGACGCGGTGCAGACCTTCCCCACTCCGGCCACCGTGGACGATCTGGGCGTCGATATGGTGTCCGTCAGCGGTCACAAGGTCTATGGCCCGAAAGGGGCGGGCGCACTGTACGTGAAAGCAGGGACGGCGCTCAGCCCGGTCATGGTCGGCGGCGGACAGGAGAGGGACCTCCGTGCGGGCACGGAGGATGTGGCCGCGATCGTCGGTTTCGCCGCCGCGGTCGACGTGTGCCGTCGATCCTCGGATTCGGACGCCGTCAAGAGAAGGGCGAGGGACGCTTTCGCGCTCGACCTTATCGGGGCGGGGGCCGTCCCAACGGTCCGAACGTTCCAGGACGACGCCTTGCCCGGCCACTTCCACTGCCGCTTTCCCAGCGTGGGCGCCGAAACGCTTCTCATCAAACTCGACCGGGCCGGGATTTCCGCAAGCAGCGGCGCGGCGTGCAGCAGCGGAAGTCTCGAGGCGAGCCATGTTCTGCTCGCATGCGGTTACGACGAGCGGGAGGCCCGCGAAGGCCTGCGGTTCACATTCGGTCGCGGCTCGACGATCGATGAAGCGGGCTATGCCGCCCGGACGGTGGCGGCAGCCGCCCAAAGCGTCATGGAGATCCGACTGTGAGAGTCGTCGAAACCTGCCTTTATGCCGAGGATCTGGAGGCCGCCTACGCCTTCTATGTCGGCCTGCTCGGCTTGAGGCCGGCTTTCGAGGAACGGGAACGAGGGCTGTTCCTCAAGTGCGACGACGGCATGCTGATCGTTTTCAAGGCCAGCGTCACGGTCGTACCGGACGCGATCGTCCCGCCTCACGGCACCACGGGCCGGGGTCACATGGCCTTCGAGGCGACGGACGACGAGATCGATGAGTGGAAAGTCCGGTTGGCCGATGCGGGCGTCCCCGTCACGAAAGAGGTGCAGTGGGAGAACGGGGCCCGGTCGGTCTACTTCGACGATCCCGCTGGAAACGTCCTCGAGTTCGTCACTCCGCGCTTATGGGGGTTCTAAGGAAACCACGAACGGACACTCTTCGCTTCAAGCACTTGGTATAGTCGGTTGGAGACCCGTGGTCCGTTTCCTTCAGCGGTTGGTCTTGGCCGTTTTGGCCGTCGGCTTCGGCTCGTTCAGCGTCGAGGCCGCCCACCATGTCGGACAGCACGAACATTGTCTCCAATGCGCGGCCCCTGTCGAACCGCGCAAGAAGGATCCCGCCGGTGCGCTGAAGCGTTACGAATCGGCGCGCGGCCAAAGCGAGCCTCCTCGCTGGGACAAGGGGACCGACGCTGTTCCTCAAACGGCGGACTTCGGCCTACCGGTTCCGGACGCGTCGGCCGTCTTCACGATCGCCGACGACGGTCTTGCTCCGTTCATCGACCTCGAAAGAACGCTTGAGATCCCCGATCCTCCGAGCGTCCGCCCGAGCGACGTCGTACGGCTTCTCGGCCCGCCGCGCGGCCCACCGGCGTCATAGGCTTCTCGTCGTCGCGCCCGAGCGCGTCGCGCCCAGGCGCAGGTACCGCCGACCCTTCGGCGACACGACAAGCCAAAGATGACCATCTTTATCGGAAAGACCATCGCCGCCGCACTTGCGACGGCGCCGCTCGCCTCTGCCCCGTTATCGCAGGTCGAGCCCCTCGACACTCCGACCACGTCCGTGGCCCAAGACGCACCGCCCGCGGAAGGGACCGCAGCGGGTCAACAGAACAAGAACGCGTTCAATCCCCAAATCTCCCTTGTCACCGACTTCCGGTGGAACGCCGTCGACAACGACAAGTCCTCGCGCAAGCGGGCGTTCCTCAAGGAAGCCGAACTCGGCTTCGCGGCCGACGTCGACCCCTTCCTCAAAGCGGAGGCCTATGTCGCTTTCGCGGACGAGGACGGCGAGACCGTATCGGACGTCGAGGAGGCCTTCGGGCGTTACAACAACCTGGCACCCGGCCTCTCGGCGAAGTTCGGGAAGATCGCAGCCGCGATCGGTCGCGTTCAGCGCAACCACGCCGACCAGCTCAACTGGCTCGACTACCCCCTCATGGTCGAGGACTTTCTGGGGGAAGAGGGCCTTCGCGCCGGGGGAGGGTCGCTCAGTTACCTGCTTCCAGGCGAGAAGTTCCATGAGTTCACCCTTGAAGCCATGGACTCCCACGACAAGGGCATCTTTGCCGGCGGCAACGCGGGGGCTCCGGTCGTGGTCGGCGCCTATCGCACGTTCTTCGACTTCAGTGCGGACTCGTCGGCCCAGTTCGGGGTCAGCTACGCGAACGGCCCGTCACCGACAGTGGGGTCACGGTCCGACCTTGTCGCCGCCGAGTTCACGTACAAGTGGCAGCCGGGGACGCCCGGTCGCTCGATGGTCTTCGAGGCCGAAGGCTATTGGGGCAAGCAGGGCGGTCTGTCCGATCGTAAGTTCGGCGGCTTCGCGGCCGTCACGTACGAGGTCCGGCCGCGGCTCTTCGCCTACGCCAAATACGACTACAGCGAAATCCCTGGAACGTCCGACCTGCACAAAGGTTGGAGCCTGGGTGCGACGCTGAAAGTCACCGAGTTCCACCATTGGCGTGCCGAGTTCCAACACCTTGACAGCAACTTCGAACCGGCCCGCAACCGCCTGAACCTCCAGTTCCAATGGATCATCGGCGCCCATCCCGCCCACAAGTATTGATCATGAAACGCACACTCTTGACCGCATTCGCCGCCTCATGCGCGGCCTCGTCGTTCGCCGTCGTGAAGATCGTCACGACGACACCGGACCTTGCGTCCATCGCTTCCGCCGTCGGCGGGGCCAACGTCTCCGTGTCCTCGATCCTGGTCGGAGCACGGGACCCTCACCGGATCGAAGCGAAACCCAGCTATATGAGCCGCGTCGGTGGCGCCGACCTCTTCCTTGCGATCGGGCTCGAGCTCGAAGTCGGGTACGAGCAGGCCATCCTGGACGGAAGTCGGAACCGAAAAGTCCAGGTCGGTTCGAGCGGACACGTCTACGCCTCGTCGTGGGTTCCGGTCCTCGAAAAACCGACGGG
Coding sequences:
- a CDS encoding cysteine desulfurase, which encodes MRIYLDHAATTPLAPEARAAMEPWLSPTANPSSLHAEGRAARQAIDQAREAVATAFGCLFGEVVFTSCGTEAANLAVIGTALASEDPGRKRILIGAAEHHCVLHARPLLARLGFRTELVPVDRIGRVRPEALARLLGDDVLLVSVMHANNELGTLNDVPSLSALARAHGALFHCDAVQTFPTPATVDDLGVDMVSVSGHKVYGPKGAGALYVKAGTALSPVMVGGGQERDLRAGTEDVAAIVGFAAAVDVCRRSSDSDAVKRRARDAFALDLIGAGAVPTVRTFQDDALPGHFHCRFPSVGAETLLIKLDRAGISASSGAACSSGSLEASHVLLACGYDEREAREGLRFTFGRGSTIDEAGYAARTVAAAAQSVMEIRL
- a CDS encoding VOC family protein, which encodes MRVVETCLYAEDLEAAYAFYVGLLGLRPAFEERERGLFLKCDDGMLIVFKASVTVVPDAIVPPHGTTGRGHMAFEATDDEIDEWKVRLADAGVPVTKEVQWENGARSVYFDDPAGNVLEFVTPRLWGF